The Egibacteraceae bacterium genome contains a region encoding:
- a CDS encoding DUF5667 domain-containing protein: protein MGRHDRADGMRAFDDDRDSAIAELLRRAYARKVGLDTAARQLWAVDRAARSLRRSRRAARARRTVVAALASLMLIGTGGGAIAASAGALPGDALYAIKRGTEEIRLVLALTPAADARMHLTIARTRWAEAQQVVEDRPDMVPSLLGQTFAALDEAERPGGQTADRALALRSQVTAGSAELAFGPTGPAAQAGPRTDADRAPEDPASPPPARAPVDSRDQATGETGTAGRSGEGGSAPDAQAPDAAPRDAEAGDADAGGGQSSETVALSPPPVTAPPTPRVPPAPTPTPEAITAAPPAPAAATPSPEATAPPPDGNEPVPADPGGDTDAPAPTQPTEEYAQPGRQKPRQPGPVPAGAPSTEAEPAPSAPPAPGWGRPRPSAD from the coding sequence ATGGGACGACACGATCGGGCCGACGGGATGCGCGCCTTCGACGACGACAGGGACTCCGCGATCGCGGAGCTGCTGCGGCGCGCCTACGCCCGCAAGGTGGGCCTCGACACGGCTGCCCGCCAGCTGTGGGCCGTCGACCGGGCGGCGAGGTCGTTGCGACGGTCCCGGCGTGCTGCCCGCGCTCGCCGGACCGTCGTGGCCGCCCTGGCGAGCCTCATGCTGATCGGGACCGGGGGTGGCGCGATCGCCGCGAGCGCCGGTGCGTTGCCCGGGGATGCGCTGTATGCGATCAAGCGGGGGACCGAGGAGATCCGCCTGGTCCTGGCCCTCACCCCGGCGGCGGATGCGCGCATGCACCTGACGATCGCCCGCACCCGCTGGGCGGAGGCGCAGCAGGTCGTCGAGGACCGCCCTGACATGGTGCCCAGCTTGCTGGGCCAGACGTTCGCCGCCCTCGATGAGGCCGAGCGCCCGGGCGGGCAGACCGCGGACAGGGCGCTTGCCCTGCGCTCGCAGGTGACCGCTGGGAGCGCCGAGCTCGCATTCGGCCCGACGGGCCCCGCCGCGCAAGCCGGGCCGCGCACCGACGCCGACCGTGCGCCCGAGGACCCGGCTTCGCCGCCTCCCGCGCGCGCGCCTGTCGACAGCCGCGACCAGGCGACGGGCGAGACGGGCACGGCGGGCCGCAGCGGCGAGGGTGGGAGCGCCCCGGACGCGCAGGCACCGGACGCGGCGCCGCGGGACGCCGAGGCGGGGGACGCGGACGCAGGAGGCGGGCAGAGCAGCGAGACCGTCGCGCTCAGCCCCCCGCCGGTGACGGCGCCCCCCACACCGCGGGTGCCACCTGCCCCGACGCCGACTCCCGAGGCCATCACCGCCGCGCCCCCCGCGCCCGCGGCCGCGACCCCCTCCCCGGAGGCCACGGCTCCGCCGCCGGACGGGAACGAGCCGGTCCCCGCCGACCCGGGCGGGGACACGGACGCGCCCGCGCCCACCCAGCCGACCGAGGAGTACGCCCAGCCGGGTCGTCAGAAGCCGCGCCAGCCCGGACCGGTGCCGGCTGGGGCTCCGTCCACCGAGGCGGAGCCTGCGCCGAGCGCGCCGCCCGCGCCGGGATGGGGCCGTCCTCGCCCCTCAGCTGACTAG